CACCCATGTCAGGTGGGAAAAGCTGGTGATGACCCCCGCCAGTGCCACGATGATGAGCAGGGACGGGAACACCACCCCCAGCGTGGCCACGATGCCGCCGGCGATGCCGCCTTTCTTCTGGCCGATGAAGGTGGCGGTGTTCACGGCGATGACGCCGGGGGTACACTGGCCGATGGCAAAATAATCCGTCAGCTCCTCATCGGTGGCCCAGCCCTTGTTCTCCACCACCTCACGCTGCAAAATGGGCAGCATGGCATAGCCGCCGCCGAAGGTCATGACCCCCACCTTGGCGAAGGTCAGAAACAGGTTCCAAAGCGTCTTCATACACTCACTCCTTATCCGTATATCCGTACAGGCTCCGCACCGATACCTCGCCGCTGCGGAGGACCTCCTCCGTGCCGTCGTCATAGCGCACCGCAAGGCCGTAGTCCGGCGTCAGGGACACCGCCAATGCTGACCGCTCTCCGTCGGGGCGCAGCACCCGGACCCGGCGGCCCAGATTCAGGCAGGCGGCGCTGTACTCCTGCCGCCGCTCCGCCGTCTCCTGAGGCAGTTCCCGGCGCAGAGACTCCAGTTCCTCCAGAAAGGCCGTCTCCAGTGCTGTCCGGTCCATCTCCGCCCCGGCGATCATGGACAGCGATGCCGCCGTCTCCCGCAGCTCCGGCAGGAAATCCTCCCGCCGCTGGCAGACGTTGATGCCGATGCCCACGACGACCCACAGGCTGCCCTCCGGCCCCGGCAGAGCCTCCGCCAGAATCCCGCAGACCTTCCGGCCCGACAGCACCAGATCGTTAGGCCACTTGATGCCGCAGGACAGGCCGCAGCTGCGGCGGATGGCACGGCGCACCGCCGTGGCCGCCAGCGCCGGGATGCGAGGGGCGTCTTCCGGGCTGCTCCGCAGCAGCACCGATCCGTACAGCCCCAGCCCCGCCGGGGACTGGAAGCTGCGGCCCCTACGGCCCCGACCCGCCGTCTGCTGCCTGGCCAGCACCACGGTACCCTCCGCCGCTCCCTGCCGGGCCAGCGCCATCAGCTCCGTATTGGTGGAACCCACTGTCTCATAGCGATACACACGCCGCTCCATGGCCGCACCTCACTTTCCGCAATACTTTACCACGCCCGTGGGGATTTGTAAACCTCCCCCCTTGCATCCGCCGCCGGATTCCTGTATAATGCCGTTATCTTTATTTGAATACCGGGAGTACCGCCATGACCACTCGAAAGCTTGTCCGCACCGCTCTATTTGCCGCCCTGACGGCAGTGGGAGCGTTTCTGAAAATCCCCTTGGGTCCCTCTGCCATCACCCTGCAATTCTTCTTCACCGCCATGGCGGGCTGTCTGCTGGGCAGCGGCTGCGGGGCGCTTTCACAGCTGATCTATGTACTGCTGGGACTGCTGGGGCTGCCTATTTTCACCGCTGGCGGCGGCTTTTCCTATGTGCTGCACCCCACCTTCGGCTTTCTGCTGGGATTGATCCCCGCCGCATGGGTCATCGGTCGTCTGGCCCGCAGCACCTGCTCCTTCTGGCGCATTGCGCTGGCGGCTCTGGCAGGACTGGCGGTGCTGTATGCCGTGGGACTGCCGTACATGGCGATGATCCTCAACTGCTATATGGGCAAGGGTATGGACCTCTCTGCCATTTTGTGGGCAGGGATGCTGCCCTTCCTCCCCGGTGACGCCTTGAAAATTCTGGTAACGGCGATGCTGACGCCACCTATCCGTCGAGCTTTGGATAACTCCGCCAAATAGAAGGCGGGCGGGTCGGCATTTCTTGGAACAACAGTGCATTGCAATTCCCGCCGGAGGCCCGTATAATAAGCAGGACAATTCGAAGGGAGTGATGAAAATGAAGGTCCGCACGCTGCTCACCAAATTTTCCGCTCCCTCTGTTTCTGTTTCTTCTTTTTGACCGGTATTTTTACCGGTCATTTTTTTGCGCTTTATGCGCCTGAGCCAGTCAGCAATTATTTTCATAGAATCCACAAACGAAAGAGAGGAACTATCACATGAACAAAAAACTCGGACACGACGCCATCTACGACGCCCGTGAGCTGGGCGTCCCCCGGATGCTCCTGCTGGGCCTGCAGCACCTGTTTGCCATGTTCGGCGCTACGGTGCTGGTCCCCATTCTGGTGCAGGGCTACGGTCTGCCCCTGTCCATCCAGACCACGCTGCTGTTTGCCGGTCTCGGCACGCTGCTGTTCCACGTCTGCACCAAGCTGAAGGTCCCTGCCTTCCTGGGCTCGTCCTTTGCGTATCTGGGCGGCTTCCAGGCCATGGCGACCCTCAACGCCGGAAGGTACGCCACCATGTCCGACAGTGACAAGCTGGCCTATGCCATGGGCGGCATCGTGGTGGCGGGCCTGCTGTATCTGGTGCTGGCGCTGCTGTTCAAGCTGGTGGGCGCACAGAAGGTCATGCGGTTCTTCCCCCCCATCGTCACCGGCCCCATGATCATCCTCATCGGTCTGAATCTGGCGGGGACTGCCGTCAGCAATGCTAGCACCTGCTGGTGGCTGGCGCTGGTGGCCATCGGCATCATCATCGTGGCCAACATCTGGGGCAAGGGTATGGTGAAGATCATCCCCATCCTGCTGGGTGTGGTAGGCAGTTATCTGGTGGCGCTGGTGGCTACCCTCTGCGGTGCTCAGCTGCCGGATGCCAACGGCGTCATGCAGCCCCTCATCAACTTCTCCGCTGTGAAGAGTGCCAGCTTCGTCGGCCTACAGCAGTTTGTGCTGGCAAAGTTCGACCTCACCGCCATTCTGGTGATGGCCCCCATCGCCATTGCCGCCATGATGGAGCACATCGGTGATATCTCTGCCATCTCCTCCACCACCGGCAAGAACTTCATCGCCGACCCCGGCCTGCACCGGACCCTGCTGGGCGACGGTCTGGCCACCGCTCTGGCCGGCGCCTTCGGCGGCCCCGCCAACACCACCTACGGTGAGAACACCGGCGTGCTGGCTCTGTCCAAGGTCTACGATCCCCGTGTCGTGCGTCTGGCAGCCGTCTACGCCATCATTCTCTCCTTCTCCCCCAAGTTCGATGCGCTGGTCAACTCCATCCCCACCGCCATCGTGGGCGGCGTCAGCTTCATCCTGTACGGCATGATCTCCGCCGTGGGCGTGCGGAATGTGGTGGAGAACCGGGTGGACCTCACCAAGTCCCGCAACCTCATCATCGCCGCCGTCATCTTCGTCTGCGGACTGGGCTTCAGCGCTACCGGCGGCATCACCTTCACCGTGGGCAGCGCCAGCATCACCCTGACGGGTCTGGCCATCGCCGCCCTGGCGGGTGTGATCCTCAACGCCGTTCTGCCCGGCAACGACTATCGGTTCGGTACCGATCCCGTGGGCGATAAGTCCGCCGACCTGGGCTCCTATTGATCCCCATCTTTTTCCATACACGGCACAGGGCCGGAGCGGGATACCGCTCCGGCCCTGTGCCGTGTATTTTTTCTTATTGCAACGTTTCCTTGGGAAGCCAGCGCTTGCCGGCCAGACGGATCAGGAAGCAGATGCCGCACACACCCAGCTGCAGGGCCATGGCCACCCAGACACCCACAAGACCCCACTTGGCCGCCAGAATGGCCGATAGCGGCACACGGATGCCCCACATGGTGCCGAAATTCAGCAGCATAGGCACCAACGTGCTGCCGGTTCCCTGAAACACGCCGCTGGCCACGATGGAGGCACCGAACAGCGGCTCCGCGAATGCCTCGATCCGCAGCACCCGCACGCCCAGCTCAATGACGGCCTCGTCCACCGCCATCATGCCGATCATGGCCGGGGCCAGCACATACAGCAGCGTCCCCGTGATCACCATCAGGCCCATGCCCAGCGCCACCGTCAGCCAGCCCAGCCGATAGGTCAGATCCTTCCGCCCGGCGCCTACGCTCTGGCCCACCAGCGTGGAGGCCGCCGCCTGCACGCCAAAGGCGGACATATAGCAGAGACTCTCCGCCGTTATGGCGAAGGAGTTGGCCGCCGTGGCGATGATGCCCAGCGGGGCCACGATGGCGGTAGTCACCATCCGGGCGGTGGAAAGAATGGTGCGCTCGCCCATGACGGGAGCCGAGATAGACAGGCAGCGCTTCAGCTGTGCCGCCGTAAACCGTGCCTTTTCGCCCCGCCGCAGGTGCAGCTCCGGCGACCGCACCAGCAGGATATAGACCAGCACCACCGCAATGACCACCTGCGACAGTGCCGTTCCCATGGAGGCACCCAGAACCCCCAGACCGAAGCCCGGCAGCGTCACCCCCAGCACCCGCAGCGTTCCGCTGGGGAAGATGAGGAAGGCGTTGAACACCACGTCCAGCAGGCACATCACCACCATGCAGATGCCGGGGGTTTTCATATTGCCCGCCGAACGCAGCAGTCCGCCGCAGAGGTTATTCATCTGCATGAAGGGCAGCGACAGAACATATACCAGAAAGTAGGCGCTGGCATCCTGCCAGATGGCGGGGTCTGCCCGCAGCCAGCGAGGCAGATTCCCGGTGATGCCCAGCGCTATGGCCATCATCACAAGGCTGAAGGCCATGCACACCAGAAAGGCCAGCTTCATGATGCCGCGGGCTTTCTCCGACTGTCTGGCTCCCAGCGCCTGCGCCACCGCCACGTTAAAGCCGATGGTCAGCGCAATGCACAGATCGCCGAAGAGCCACGAGGTGGTCGCCACCACACCGATAGCGGCGGAGGCATTGGAGCCCAGCTGGCCCACCATGGCCGTGTCAATATACTGCATCACCACGGAGGAGATCTGGGCCAGAATGGCCGGCCAACTCAGCTGAGCGATCAGCAGCAGCAGCTCCCGTGTAGAGATGGGCTGTCCGCTCTGTAATTTTTTCAATCCTTCACCCTGCATTCTGCACCCTCCTTCATGGTTGTAAGCTCCATTCTAACGCAGGGATGCGGCAGTTGCAACCCCCTATTTTGCGGTTTTTCCTGCTTTTTTGCGAAAAAGCATCCCGTGTGCCGCAGCACACGGGATGGAAAGTCAGCAAAAAGCTTCTGACCGCTCCGGAAAGGCCATGCAGACCGTTGGGCCCGTCAAAAGCCTCGCAGAGTTCGCCGCCCGCAGGCGGCGAAAAGCTCTGCTCCATTTTGGCTGACGACCGGTGCGTCAGTCAAAATACCGCTCAGACCGCAAGTGTGGAATTTCTGCGGTCTGACGCAGAAATGATGCACGCAGCGGGCTGGGGCCTTTGGTGCAAGATCCAATGGATCTTGCACCAGATTTTTAGAACGACACCGTCAACAGCATCTTGAACCGCTCCTGCCCGTACACCGCATGGGGGATATCCTTGGGCATGATCAGCGTCTCGCCCTGAGACACCAGAAAGACCTCGCCGCCCACGGTGAAGCGGCCGGTACCCTCCAACACCGTCACCATGGCGTCGCCGCCGGCAGCATGGGTGCTGATTTCCTCGTCCTTTTCAAAGGCAAAGAGGGTCATGCTGAGCTTGCTGTTCT
The genomic region above belongs to Vescimonas coprocola and contains:
- a CDS encoding chromate transporter — protein: MKTLWNLFLTFAKVGVMTFGGGYAMLPILQREVVENKGWATDEELTDYFAIGQCTPGVIAVNTATFIGQKKGGIAGGIVATLGVVFPSLLIIVALAGVITSFSHLTWVQHAFAGIRVCVCVLIFNAVLKLWKSAVKDVWGLLIFLAVLAASLLTSLSPVWYVLAAGVAGVLIQNLKGAKK
- a CDS encoding biotin--[acetyl-CoA-carboxylase] ligase, translated to MERRVYRYETVGSTNTELMALARQGAAEGTVVLARQQTAGRGRRGRSFQSPAGLGLYGSVLLRSSPEDAPRIPALAATAVRRAIRRSCGLSCGIKWPNDLVLSGRKVCGILAEALPGPEGSLWVVVGIGINVCQRREDFLPELRETAASLSMIAGAEMDRTALETAFLEELESLRRELPQETAERRQEYSAACLNLGRRVRVLRPDGERSALAVSLTPDYGLAVRYDDGTEEVLRSGEVSVRSLYGYTDKE
- a CDS encoding biotin transporter BioY, whose protein sequence is MTTRKLVRTALFAALTAVGAFLKIPLGPSAITLQFFFTAMAGCLLGSGCGALSQLIYVLLGLLGLPIFTAGGGFSYVLHPTFGFLLGLIPAAWVIGRLARSTCSFWRIALAALAGLAVLYAVGLPYMAMILNCYMGKGMDLSAILWAGMLPFLPGDALKILVTAMLTPPIRRALDNSAK
- a CDS encoding uracil-xanthine permease family protein; protein product: MNKKLGHDAIYDARELGVPRMLLLGLQHLFAMFGATVLVPILVQGYGLPLSIQTTLLFAGLGTLLFHVCTKLKVPAFLGSSFAYLGGFQAMATLNAGRYATMSDSDKLAYAMGGIVVAGLLYLVLALLFKLVGAQKVMRFFPPIVTGPMIILIGLNLAGTAVSNASTCWWLALVAIGIIIVANIWGKGMVKIIPILLGVVGSYLVALVATLCGAQLPDANGVMQPLINFSAVKSASFVGLQQFVLAKFDLTAILVMAPIAIAAMMEHIGDISAISSTTGKNFIADPGLHRTLLGDGLATALAGAFGGPANTTYGENTGVLALSKVYDPRVVRLAAVYAIILSFSPKFDALVNSIPTAIVGGVSFILYGMISAVGVRNVVENRVDLTKSRNLIIAAVIFVCGLGFSATGGITFTVGSASITLTGLAIAALAGVILNAVLPGNDYRFGTDPVGDKSADLGSY
- a CDS encoding MATE family efflux transporter, translating into MQGEGLKKLQSGQPISTRELLLLIAQLSWPAILAQISSVVMQYIDTAMVGQLGSNASAAIGVVATTSWLFGDLCIALTIGFNVAVAQALGARQSEKARGIMKLAFLVCMAFSLVMMAIALGITGNLPRWLRADPAIWQDASAYFLVYVLSLPFMQMNNLCGGLLRSAGNMKTPGICMVVMCLLDVVFNAFLIFPSGTLRVLGVTLPGFGLGVLGASMGTALSQVVIAVVLVYILLVRSPELHLRRGEKARFTAAQLKRCLSISAPVMGERTILSTARMVTTAIVAPLGIIATAANSFAITAESLCYMSAFGVQAAASTLVGQSVGAGRKDLTYRLGWLTVALGMGLMVITGTLLYVLAPAMIGMMAVDEAVIELGVRVLRIEAFAEPLFGASIVASGVFQGTGSTLVPMLLNFGTMWGIRVPLSAILAAKWGLVGVWVAMALQLGVCGICFLIRLAGKRWLPKETLQ
- a CDS encoding cupin domain-containing protein — protein: MYKNIEKQKVLHMAEQVDYQDGQIVSRTLVQNSKLSMTLFAFEKDEEISTHAAGGDAMVTVLEGTGRFTVGGEVFLVSQGETLIMPKDIPHAVYGQERFKMLLTVSF